One Myxococcales bacterium genomic region harbors:
- a CDS encoding FAD-dependent oxidoreductase: MKTDGTDSAPLDVLIVGGGFAGISAARELSAMGAKVRLLDSYTDHLGGRAYAYDAGIPAGSPLRFDHGAEYVGDAQNTIMDQIRELLPEGLVNGANLRTKIVPPWEVMILNGERYCFKGTDSLFGIPGAPPQLGIVAAIGMVGMIAEMSLIEASIDVVEPWKGPDWLLALDKVDVWSWLGEKWWLVPTVKDLMRISIEALLSVEPSQISPYYLLWYTACNDGFLNEINDDVGGPQQYWLNKGTSTLAEAYAAKVRHTITQGTRATTIDLRGDTVVVTTDTGECIRAKKVIVATSPATAGKITFLPEPPAARKALMSQPMGTTLKCQVFYKEPFWRDSNGYSYDGYVGGANYPILWVMDNSGTGPEGPFVLMTFTVGEQLAKLGPNPTQDAIVTWITGTLRDLFQDERALPEAGLMIRLDHYLWTPEEPHVGGGPNTIFTPGMLTGEPGQLLDASWDDKVFFACAENARNLTPHSTSPRYDLFAPEHKPAYGADKVLLPTSKGPYYTKYSDMRVDLGYMSGAMESGRYRAHEVARSLGLSGALPLPTSQAPTAVAGDALSAAPTITPDHVEAVLRELREELLGPNGKARLEGFAEGLASPRGFPAFLRELVAKVLSGDGNPMSTSDAARVPELLRHVRDVAVALAAHVLPSHDAPPTEVGSRIAEHVSAIDGAMSPPTT; the protein is encoded by the coding sequence ATGAAGACCGACGGTACCGACTCCGCCCCGCTCGACGTGCTGATCGTTGGTGGAGGGTTTGCCGGGATCTCGGCGGCCCGCGAGCTCTCCGCGATGGGCGCGAAGGTGCGCCTCCTCGACTCGTACACGGACCATCTCGGCGGACGCGCCTACGCGTACGACGCAGGCATCCCCGCGGGCTCGCCGCTCCGGTTCGACCATGGCGCCGAGTACGTGGGCGACGCGCAGAACACGATCATGGACCAGATTCGGGAGCTTTTGCCCGAGGGGCTCGTGAACGGCGCGAACCTCCGAACCAAGATCGTGCCGCCTTGGGAGGTGATGATCCTGAATGGGGAGCGCTACTGCTTCAAGGGAACGGACAGCCTCTTCGGGATCCCCGGAGCGCCACCTCAGCTCGGTATCGTGGCGGCGATCGGGATGGTCGGAATGATCGCCGAGATGTCCCTCATCGAGGCCTCGATCGACGTCGTCGAGCCTTGGAAGGGCCCCGACTGGCTGCTCGCGCTCGACAAGGTCGACGTCTGGTCGTGGCTCGGCGAAAAATGGTGGCTCGTGCCCACCGTGAAAGACCTCATGCGCATCAGCATCGAGGCCCTGCTCTCGGTCGAGCCGTCCCAGATCTCTCCCTATTACCTACTCTGGTATACCGCCTGCAACGACGGCTTCTTGAACGAGATCAACGACGACGTGGGCGGGCCCCAGCAATACTGGCTGAACAAGGGCACGAGCACCCTCGCCGAGGCGTACGCCGCGAAGGTGAGACACACCATCACCCAGGGCACGCGCGCCACCACGATCGACCTCCGCGGCGACACGGTGGTCGTGACGACGGACACGGGCGAGTGCATCAGGGCGAAGAAAGTCATCGTCGCCACGTCGCCCGCCACGGCCGGAAAGATCACCTTCTTGCCCGAGCCACCCGCGGCCAGGAAGGCGCTCATGTCCCAGCCCATGGGCACGACGCTGAAGTGCCAAGTATTCTACAAAGAGCCCTTCTGGCGAGACTCGAACGGCTATTCGTACGACGGCTACGTCGGCGGGGCGAACTACCCTATTCTCTGGGTGATGGACAACTCGGGGACCGGCCCCGAGGGGCCCTTCGTGCTCATGACCTTCACGGTGGGTGAGCAGCTCGCCAAGCTCGGACCGAACCCCACGCAAGACGCCATCGTGACGTGGATCACGGGCACGCTGCGCGACCTCTTCCAAGACGAGCGGGCCCTCCCGGAGGCGGGCCTCATGATCCGCCTCGACCACTACCTGTGGACACCGGAAGAGCCCCACGTCGGCGGTGGACCGAACACGATCTTCACGCCTGGAATGCTCACCGGAGAGCCGGGCCAGCTCCTCGATGCTTCGTGGGACGACAAGGTGTTCTTCGCGTGCGCCGAGAACGCGCGGAACCTCACGCCCCACTCGACCTCGCCTCGCTACGATCTCTTCGCCCCGGAGCACAAACCGGCCTATGGCGCCGACAAGGTGCTCCTCCCCACCTCCAAGGGCCCGTACTACACCAAATACTCCGATATGCGCGTGGATCTCGGGTACATGTCGGGGGCGATGGAATCGGGGCGTTACCGTGCGCACGAGGTGGCCCGGAGCCTCGGGCTCTCGGGGGCGCTGCCTCTGCCCACGAGCCAAGCGCCCACGGCGGTCGCGGGAGACGCCCTCTCGGCGGCCCCGACGATCACGCCCGACCACGTGGAGGCCGTGCTCCGGGAGCTTCGCGAAGAGCTCCTCGGCCCGAACGGGAAGGCACGCCTCGAGGGCTTCGCGGAGGGCCTCGCGAGCCCGCGCGGATTCCCCGCGTTCTTGCGAGAGCTCGTGGCGAAGGTGCTCAGCGGCGACGGAAACCCGATGTCCACGAGCGATGCCGCGCGCGTGCCCGAGCTCCTTCGGCACGTGAGAGACGTCGCCGTGGCGCTCGCCGCTCACGTCTTGCCCTCCCACGACGCACCTCCCACCGAGGTCGGGAGCCGAATCGCCGAGCACGTGAGCGCCATCGACGGCGCCATGAGCCCCCCAACGACATGA
- a CDS encoding MerR family transcriptional regulator, translated as MTRPRTGDQNTYRIDDLARAAGTTVRNVRSYQERGLLAPPAREGRIGLYDRGHLARLRMIGALLDRGFSQRAIAEVVKGLEEGHDVRDLVGLEDALTRPFSDETPGEATRGELATLFGGSDDMVARVEGAGLVVAQGGDRFHVPSPEVLRAAAKLHEAGVRPAPLMIALEKIRSSIAIIATTLVDLLVVEVLGPRLTSNEGGAALRDLESTVRDLRPLARRATTAELMLALDARTRAAIGEHLPTLARGPKKPARKPRGRRTTTM; from the coding sequence ATGACCCGCCCACGCACCGGGGACCAAAACACCTACCGCATCGACGACCTCGCGCGCGCCGCCGGAACCACGGTGCGCAACGTGCGCTCGTACCAAGAGCGCGGGCTCCTCGCGCCCCCCGCTCGCGAAGGGAGGATCGGGCTCTACGATCGGGGGCACCTCGCGAGGCTCCGCATGATCGGCGCGCTCCTCGATCGCGGCTTCTCGCAGCGCGCCATCGCCGAGGTGGTGAAGGGCCTCGAAGAGGGGCACGACGTGCGCGATCTCGTGGGTCTCGAAGACGCGCTGACCCGGCCCTTCTCCGACGAGACCCCGGGTGAGGCGACGCGCGGCGAGCTCGCGACGCTCTTCGGGGGCTCCGACGACATGGTCGCGCGTGTCGAGGGAGCCGGGCTGGTCGTCGCCCAGGGCGGAGACCGCTTTCATGTCCCTAGCCCCGAGGTGCTGAGAGCCGCGGCCAAGCTCCACGAAGCGGGGGTTCGCCCTGCGCCCCTGATGATCGCCCTCGAGAAGATCCGATCGAGCATCGCCATCATCGCCACGACGCTCGTCGATCTCCTGGTCGTCGAGGTGCTCGGGCCGCGCCTCACGTCGAACGAAGGGGGAGCCGCCCTCCGCGATCTCGAGTCGACCGTCCGCGACCTTCGCCCCCTGGCCCGGCGAGCCACGACCGCCGAGCTGATGCTGGCCCTCGACGCCCGAACCCGCGCAGCGATCGGAGAGCACCTCCCGACACTCGCCCGGGGACCGAAGAAACCCGCTCGAAAGCCGCGAGGGCGACGCACGACCACGATGTAG
- a CDS encoding SDR family oxidoreductase: protein MRKRPTNDGNVISLGSLTPGPVFERTVRGDGVDLHVTERGALHAPTVVLVHGYPDNQSVWDAIATELAAHYHVVTFDVRGAGRSGTPKRLADFAMDRLSNDLRAVCDAVAPGKGVHLVGHDWGSIHSWESVTDPSFEGKILSFTSISGPCLDHVGMAMREHLVGGPRGLGKIGGQLSRSWYILLFQLPFLPEAAWHGGFAKAIPRFLAKREGIPRDETRERSRLSDGTKGIGLYRRNMLERLLFPRDRRTDIPVQIVVPEGDPAVSPWLTESVDKFVPNLHRRVVRGGHWLPLSRPKDVARYVDEMVRFVEQGSESPSFKRLRGARARRRLVLVTGGGSGIGRATCLLYAKAGDDIVVVDKDGDAARRVAGECAALGATASAYAVDVSTERENRTLRDGVLAREGVPDVLVLNAGIGLAGRFFDTTARDWDDLLAVNVLGVVHGARLFGEAMRARGEGGHIVVTASAAAFAPGKSLPAYGVSKRAALMVAECLRAELAEDGIGVSAICPGIVDTPITRRTRFAGRDEAEESRARDEAAKLYALRGVGPEVVAEAIARAVAEDLAVVPVNVEAHVLHALSRAAPSFVRWLGTFDPPGTRPKARRVRGART from the coding sequence ATGCGTAAGCGCCCTACGAACGACGGCAACGTGATCTCCCTCGGCTCGCTCACCCCGGGCCCCGTCTTCGAGCGGACCGTCCGAGGGGATGGCGTCGACCTCCACGTGACCGAGCGAGGAGCCTTGCACGCGCCGACCGTGGTCCTCGTGCACGGGTACCCCGACAACCAGTCCGTGTGGGACGCCATCGCGACCGAGCTCGCGGCGCACTACCACGTGGTCACCTTCGACGTACGCGGCGCAGGCCGCTCGGGCACCCCGAAGAGGCTCGCCGACTTCGCGATGGATCGCCTCTCGAACGACCTCCGCGCCGTGTGCGACGCCGTCGCGCCGGGCAAGGGCGTCCACCTCGTGGGGCACGATTGGGGCTCGATCCACTCGTGGGAGTCGGTCACGGACCCGTCGTTCGAGGGAAAAATCCTCTCTTTTACGTCGATCTCCGGGCCGTGCCTCGACCACGTCGGCATGGCGATGCGCGAGCACCTCGTCGGCGGGCCTCGCGGCCTCGGGAAGATCGGAGGGCAGCTCTCGCGGTCTTGGTACATCCTGCTCTTTCAGCTCCCGTTCCTCCCCGAAGCGGCGTGGCACGGCGGGTTCGCCAAAGCCATCCCGCGCTTTCTCGCGAAGAGAGAGGGCATCCCACGCGACGAGACCCGCGAGCGCTCCCGCCTCTCGGACGGGACGAAGGGCATCGGGCTCTACCGCCGCAACATGCTCGAACGCCTGCTTTTCCCAAGGGATCGGCGCACCGACATCCCCGTGCAGATCGTCGTCCCGGAGGGCGATCCGGCGGTCTCCCCGTGGCTCACCGAGAGCGTGGACAAGTTCGTCCCGAACCTCCACCGGCGCGTGGTTCGCGGCGGCCACTGGCTCCCGCTCTCCCGCCCGAAGGACGTCGCGCGGTACGTCGACGAGATGGTGCGCTTCGTCGAGCAGGGGAGCGAGAGCCCTTCCTTCAAGCGGCTACGCGGCGCGCGTGCGCGGCGACGTCTCGTGCTCGTCACCGGGGGAGGCTCCGGCATCGGACGCGCCACCTGTCTCCTCTACGCGAAGGCCGGGGACGACATCGTCGTCGTCGACAAAGACGGGGACGCCGCGCGACGGGTCGCCGGCGAGTGCGCGGCTCTCGGCGCCACCGCGAGCGCCTACGCGGTGGACGTCTCCACCGAGCGTGAGAACCGCACCCTGCGCGACGGGGTCCTCGCGCGGGAAGGTGTGCCGGACGTGCTCGTCCTCAACGCCGGTATCGGGCTCGCGGGCCGGTTCTTCGACACGACGGCGCGCGACTGGGACGACCTCCTCGCGGTGAACGTGCTCGGCGTCGTTCACGGCGCGAGGCTCTTCGGCGAGGCGATGCGCGCTCGCGGAGAAGGTGGTCACATCGTGGTCACGGCCTCGGCCGCCGCGTTCGCCCCGGGCAAGAGCCTGCCCGCCTACGGCGTGTCGAAGCGCGCGGCCCTCATGGTCGCCGAGTGCTTGCGCGCCGAGCTCGCCGAGGACGGCATCGGCGTATCCGCGATTTGCCCTGGGATCGTCGACACTCCCATCACGCGAAGGACGCGTTTCGCCGGCCGCGACGAGGCCGAGGAGAGCCGCGCACGCGACGAGGCGGCCAAGCTCTACGCCCTCCGAGGGGTCGGCCCCGAGGTGGTCGCGGAGGCCATCGCGCGGGCGGTCGCGGAGGACCTCGCGGTGGTGCCCGTCAACGTCGAAGCTCACGTGCTCCACGCGTTGTCGCGCGCCGCTCCTAGCTTCGTGCGCTGGCTCGGCACGTTCGATCCGCCCGGCACACGCCCCAAAGCGCGACGTGTACGAGGCGCACGCACATGA